From a region of the Aeoliella mucimassa genome:
- the acnA gene encoding aconitate hydratase AcnA: protein MSDAFSARSTFDTGNGTADFYRLAALEEAGLTKVDALPYSIRVLLESVLRNCDDYVVTQDDVKALAAWADSKGSAAVEIPFKPARVVLQDFTGVPAVVDLAAMRSAMQRLGGDPNKINPLVPADLVIDHSVQVDYFAGNTALDLNIELEFERNRERYEFLRWGQKAFDNFRVVPPGTGIVHQVNLEYLAKCVFVRDGVAVPDSLVGTDSHTTMIDGLGVVGWGVGGIEAEGVMLGQPIYMLMPQVVGMELTGSLPAGATATDLVLTVTEILRKEKVVGKFVEFFGDGIKNMSLADRATIANMSPEYGATMGFFPIDDGTLEYLRLTGRTDEEIELVERYTKANSLFRTEAAPVPTFTSVVKLDLSTVEPSLAGPKRPQDRIALSDMQPAFRKALRDPVGPQGFGLEEEATKSTAPAKLEGTGTHDLTHGDVVIAAITSCTNTSNPSVMVAAGLVAKKAAAMGLAAKPWVKTSIAPGSRVVTDYFEKSGLDEELAKVGFFTVGYGCTTCIGNSGPLPEPVSDAVVKGDLIVSGVLSGNRNFEGRINPHVKANYLASPPLVVAYALAGTTDIDLVNDPIGTSDKGEPVFLKDIWPTHSEVREVVSSCVLPEMFRKQYDGVWNANEKWNDIATSEGGIYEWDGTSTYIQEPPFLVDLTPEVKPIASLNGARCLALLGDSVTTDHISPAGSIAKDSPAGKYLRENGVEPVDFNSYGSRRGNDRVMTRGTLANIRIRNQLAPGTEGGITRYLPSNEVMPIYDASMQYQADGTPLVIVAGSEYGTGSSRDWAAKGTFLLGVRAVLAASYERIHRSNLVMMGVLPLEFEPGTTWETLGLTGEETFAIPALDDSLQPRQKLTVTATSADGSQKEFSMQVRIDTPVELDYYRHGGILQFVLRKLLAD from the coding sequence ATGTCCGACGCTTTCTCCGCACGTAGTACGTTTGATACCGGCAACGGCACCGCCGATTTCTATCGCCTTGCAGCGCTGGAAGAAGCTGGGCTGACCAAGGTCGACGCCTTGCCCTATTCCATCCGTGTGCTCTTGGAGAGCGTGCTTCGCAACTGCGACGACTACGTGGTGACTCAGGACGACGTGAAAGCGCTCGCCGCCTGGGCCGACAGCAAGGGCTCAGCAGCCGTGGAAATCCCGTTTAAGCCGGCTCGCGTCGTGCTGCAGGACTTCACGGGTGTTCCCGCCGTGGTCGACTTGGCCGCCATGCGATCGGCCATGCAGCGGCTCGGTGGCGATCCCAACAAAATCAATCCGCTGGTCCCGGCCGACTTGGTGATCGACCACTCAGTACAGGTCGACTACTTCGCCGGCAACACTGCCTTGGATCTCAATATCGAACTTGAGTTCGAGCGCAACCGCGAACGCTACGAGTTCCTTCGCTGGGGACAAAAAGCGTTCGATAACTTCCGGGTGGTCCCCCCTGGTACCGGTATCGTACACCAGGTGAATCTCGAATACCTGGCGAAGTGCGTGTTCGTCCGCGATGGAGTAGCAGTACCCGATTCGCTGGTGGGAACCGATAGCCATACGACCATGATCGATGGTCTTGGCGTTGTTGGTTGGGGCGTTGGTGGTATCGAAGCCGAAGGCGTCATGCTTGGCCAGCCGATCTACATGCTGATGCCACAGGTTGTCGGTATGGAACTCACCGGCAGCCTGCCCGCTGGGGCGACGGCCACCGACCTGGTGCTGACCGTTACCGAGATCCTCCGCAAGGAGAAGGTGGTCGGCAAATTTGTCGAGTTCTTCGGCGACGGTATCAAGAACATGTCGCTTGCTGATAGGGCGACGATTGCAAACATGAGCCCCGAATATGGTGCCACGATGGGCTTCTTCCCCATCGACGATGGAACGCTGGAATACCTGCGACTCACTGGGCGGACCGACGAGGAAATCGAACTTGTCGAGCGCTACACGAAGGCCAACTCGCTGTTCCGCACCGAAGCTGCCCCGGTTCCCACGTTTACAAGTGTCGTCAAACTCGATTTGTCGACAGTCGAGCCCTCGCTTGCAGGCCCCAAGCGTCCTCAGGACCGTATCGCCCTATCGGACATGCAGCCCGCTTTCCGTAAGGCGCTTCGCGATCCGGTTGGCCCCCAAGGTTTCGGCCTGGAAGAGGAAGCCACCAAGAGCACCGCACCGGCCAAACTCGAGGGCACTGGCACTCACGACCTGACCCACGGCGACGTGGTGATCGCTGCCATCACCAGCTGCACTAACACCAGCAACCCCAGTGTGATGGTGGCTGCCGGACTGGTGGCCAAGAAAGCCGCTGCCATGGGCCTGGCGGCCAAGCCATGGGTAAAAACAAGCATTGCTCCTGGTAGCCGAGTGGTCACCGATTACTTCGAAAAGTCGGGCCTCGACGAAGAACTGGCCAAGGTCGGATTCTTCACGGTTGGCTATGGTTGCACCACCTGTATCGGCAACAGTGGTCCGCTGCCGGAACCGGTAAGCGACGCGGTAGTGAAGGGCGACCTCATCGTGTCGGGTGTGCTGTCGGGCAATCGCAACTTCGAAGGCCGCATCAATCCGCACGTAAAAGCCAATTATTTAGCGAGCCCCCCGTTGGTAGTGGCATACGCCTTGGCGGGTACCACCGATATCGACTTGGTGAACGATCCGATCGGCACCAGCGATAAGGGTGAGCCGGTATTCCTGAAGGACATTTGGCCAACCCACTCAGAAGTACGCGAGGTCGTCTCGTCCTGCGTTCTGCCAGAGATGTTCCGTAAGCAGTACGACGGAGTCTGGAATGCCAACGAAAAGTGGAACGATATTGCTACCAGCGAAGGTGGTATCTACGAATGGGATGGAACGAGCACCTACATTCAAGAGCCTCCGTTCCTGGTCGACCTCACTCCCGAAGTGAAGCCGATTGCCTCGCTCAATGGTGCCCGCTGCTTGGCATTGCTAGGAGATTCGGTCACGACCGACCACATTTCGCCTGCAGGGTCGATTGCCAAGGACAGCCCCGCCGGCAAATACCTTCGCGAAAATGGAGTCGAACCTGTCGACTTTAATAGCTACGGTAGCCGTCGTGGCAACGATCGGGTGATGACCCGCGGCACGCTTGCCAATATTCGCATTCGCAACCAACTCGCCCCCGGCACCGAAGGTGGCATCACCCGCTACTTGCCGTCGAACGAGGTAATGCCGATCTACGACGCCTCGATGCAGTACCAGGCCGATGGTACTCCGCTCGTGATCGTCGCTGGCAGCGAGTATGGCACCGGTAGCTCTCGCGACTGGGCAGCCAAGGGCACTTTCCTACTGGGTGTACGGGCGGTGCTGGCGGCCAGTTACGAGCGAATCCATCGCTCCAACCTGGTGATGATGGGTGTGTTGCCGCTGGAGTTCGAACCTGGCACCACCTGGGAAACTCTGGGGCTCACCGGCGAGGAAACATTTGCCATTCCGGCGCTCGACGACTCGCTGCAACCGCGCCAGAAGCTCACAGTCACCGCGACTTCTGCCGATGGCTCCCAGAAAGAGTTCTCGATGCAAGTACGTATCGATACGCCTGTGGAACTCGACTACTACCGCCACGGCGGCATTCTGCAGTTTGTGTTGAGAAAACTGCTGGCCGACTAA
- a CDS encoding gluzincin family metallopeptidase produces MADKVVERAEEYCSRIRAEWLGGHLPATRTPTSIYVEIDPKRSFARTVIDPLGKRHMVWLVGSEEAVTDYLLHHELVHVVLGAEFGESLPVWGNEGIASRYDNQRRHDLRQTQLAQFVATDSWPDLKTLFESPVRQRWQYASAVSVSDYLIAQGGAEKFVRFLNDSSTDPAHSLNEYYAIQSFSELQTSWQQHVRESLDEKRSSEAVATLPTSASRYAR; encoded by the coding sequence TTGGCCGACAAGGTAGTCGAGCGAGCCGAAGAGTACTGCTCCCGGATACGTGCGGAGTGGCTGGGCGGACATCTCCCAGCCACCCGCACGCCCACTTCTATTTACGTAGAAATCGACCCCAAGCGGTCGTTCGCCCGAACTGTGATCGATCCCCTGGGGAAACGGCACATGGTCTGGCTCGTCGGCTCCGAAGAGGCGGTAACTGACTATCTTTTGCACCACGAGTTAGTCCACGTGGTGTTGGGGGCCGAATTTGGCGAGTCTCTGCCGGTTTGGGGCAACGAAGGCATCGCCAGTCGCTACGATAACCAACGCCGTCACGACCTGCGGCAAACCCAGTTAGCCCAGTTCGTCGCGACCGATAGCTGGCCCGATCTGAAAACGCTCTTCGAAAGCCCTGTACGACAGCGATGGCAATACGCATCGGCCGTGAGCGTTAGCGATTACCTAATCGCTCAAGGAGGAGCAGAGAAGTTCGTGAGATTTCTGAACGACAGCTCTACGGACCCCGCCCATTCGCTCAACGAGTATTACGCCATTCAATCGTTCAGCGAGCTGCAGACATCCTGGCAGCAGCATGTACGCGAGTCGTTAGACGAAAAGCGATCTTCCGAAGCGGTGGCTACTCTGCCGACTTCCGCATCACGCTATGCTCGGTAG
- a CDS encoding CAP domain-containing protein produces MAPSACAYADNNDVAQEQQPAEQPTQQLTPSQKRAVRQLVVKFRRARRDQTAQAAVLAEAMQSSPQAVDDIRGMIEAQLTPAVSKYRQDFFKSASGTAAQKFAKADKAEIEKLQTQVNQLRLDPNLSKDQIKQLGDPAMERLAEIALVDRTEVLASNRRLVEERQRLLPAGKLWEVANGYLAKFTPKTGADDASEGDAGTTFDEYLIQEEEIAVRLALPMSDQTRAILKANETLARKLDPEESKCVLSLNLTRILLGLEPLLIDLQLTEAARDHSHDMREHNFFSHESPIPGKKSFTDRAARFGAKASGENIAAGYGTGPSVNLGWFHSPGHHKNMLSDHKTVGVGRDGKHWTQLFGRG; encoded by the coding sequence ATGGCACCTTCTGCATGCGCTTATGCGGACAATAACGACGTAGCTCAGGAGCAGCAGCCTGCGGAGCAGCCGACGCAGCAACTCACTCCCAGCCAAAAGCGAGCGGTACGCCAATTGGTGGTAAAGTTCCGCCGCGCCCGCCGCGATCAGACAGCCCAGGCGGCTGTGCTGGCCGAGGCCATGCAGTCTAGCCCGCAAGCGGTAGACGACATTCGCGGCATGATCGAAGCCCAGCTCACCCCGGCTGTGAGCAAGTATCGTCAGGACTTTTTCAAGTCGGCGTCGGGCACCGCGGCTCAGAAGTTTGCCAAGGCCGATAAGGCCGAGATCGAGAAACTGCAGACCCAAGTCAATCAATTGCGACTAGATCCGAATCTCTCGAAGGATCAGATCAAGCAACTCGGCGATCCTGCCATGGAGCGACTCGCAGAGATCGCCTTGGTGGATCGCACCGAAGTGCTGGCTTCGAATCGCCGGCTGGTGGAAGAACGTCAGCGACTGCTGCCTGCTGGCAAGTTGTGGGAAGTCGCCAACGGGTACCTCGCTAAATTTACTCCCAAAACCGGTGCGGATGATGCTAGCGAAGGGGATGCGGGCACGACCTTCGATGAATACCTGATTCAAGAGGAAGAAATCGCAGTGCGTTTGGCCTTGCCAATGAGTGACCAGACGCGGGCGATACTAAAAGCCAACGAAACGCTGGCTCGTAAACTCGATCCCGAAGAGTCCAAATGCGTCTTGTCGCTGAACTTGACCCGCATTCTTCTGGGGCTTGAACCACTGTTGATCGATCTGCAACTTACCGAAGCGGCTCGCGACCACTCGCACGATATGCGTGAGCACAATTTCTTTTCGCACGAGTCGCCTATCCCTGGAAAGAAGTCCTTCACCGATCGCGCAGCGCGCTTCGGGGCTAAGGCCTCTGGCGAGAACATCGCTGCTGGTTACGGCACCGGACCATCCGTCAATTTAGGCTGGTTCCATAGCCCAGGGCATCACAAGAACATGCTTAGTGACCACAAGACCGTAGGCGTCGGGCGTGACGGAAAGCACTGGACCCAGCTTTTTGGACGCGGTTAG
- a CDS encoding pectate lyase, translating to MRDKPWLLLVVIYLLPCQSWAVEPVSRDQAVTAMKQAATYYREQVASHGGYVYYYSPDLLQRWGEGPATADQIWVQPPGTPTVGMAYLRAYRATGDRFYLEAATDTAKALVYGQLRSGGWTNCIDFDPHGKRLAEYRNGHGAGKNYSSLDDGQTQSAILFLMHVDEALQFKNEAIHESVQVALTSLLEAQFPCGAFPQVWQAPVSEQPVKRANYPDYDWRTEGRIKEYWNYYTLNDNVCGYVAEVLIAAHRIYGDAKYLEALKQLGDFLILAQMPASQQGWAQQYNYQMQPIWARAFEPPGVSGDESQETISTLMVIAEATGETKYLQPLPPALAYLERSLLPNGQLARYYELQTNRPLYMTRRGKSYQLTYDDTKLPSHYGWKTESRLPELKAEFQRVLNGTARRVSAVDAEKAGSVVEQLDEKGRWLTTFDGEPLVGQPKFASGEKYLSSQVFSQNLELLSRYVEQLAN from the coding sequence ATGCGCGACAAACCATGGCTGTTGCTCGTAGTAATATACCTGCTGCCTTGCCAAAGCTGGGCAGTCGAGCCTGTATCGCGTGATCAGGCAGTTACCGCGATGAAGCAAGCAGCGACGTACTATCGCGAGCAAGTTGCATCGCATGGAGGGTACGTTTACTACTATTCTCCCGATCTCCTGCAGCGGTGGGGCGAAGGCCCTGCGACGGCCGACCAAATCTGGGTGCAGCCCCCTGGCACACCAACGGTCGGCATGGCCTACTTGCGAGCGTATCGGGCGACGGGGGATCGCTTTTACCTGGAGGCGGCTACCGACACGGCCAAGGCACTTGTCTACGGGCAGCTTCGCTCCGGAGGGTGGACCAACTGCATCGATTTCGATCCCCACGGAAAACGCTTGGCGGAATATCGCAATGGCCATGGGGCGGGTAAAAACTATTCATCGCTCGACGATGGCCAAACACAATCGGCGATCCTGTTCTTGATGCATGTGGATGAAGCGTTGCAATTCAAAAACGAAGCGATTCACGAGTCGGTACAGGTTGCTCTAACCTCGTTGCTTGAAGCCCAGTTCCCGTGTGGAGCATTTCCCCAGGTGTGGCAAGCACCGGTAAGTGAGCAGCCGGTGAAGCGTGCGAATTATCCCGACTATGACTGGCGCACCGAAGGACGCATCAAAGAGTACTGGAATTACTACACGCTTAACGACAATGTGTGTGGGTACGTCGCCGAGGTGCTGATTGCAGCTCATCGGATTTATGGCGACGCAAAGTATCTCGAGGCATTGAAGCAGCTTGGCGATTTCTTGATCCTCGCGCAAATGCCAGCATCCCAGCAAGGTTGGGCGCAGCAGTACAACTACCAGATGCAGCCGATCTGGGCGCGGGCGTTCGAGCCCCCAGGCGTGAGCGGGGATGAGTCGCAGGAGACAATTTCCACGTTGATGGTGATCGCGGAAGCCACTGGAGAGACCAAGTACCTGCAACCGCTCCCCCCTGCCCTGGCGTACCTGGAGCGATCGTTGCTACCCAATGGGCAACTCGCCCGATACTACGAGTTGCAAACGAACCGACCACTCTACATGACCCGTCGAGGCAAGTCGTATCAATTAACCTACGACGATACTAAGCTGCCGAGCCACTACGGTTGGAAAACCGAGTCTCGCTTGCCGGAACTGAAAGCTGAGTTCCAACGCGTTCTGAATGGAACCGCTCGTCGAGTGAGTGCAGTCGATGCCGAGAAGGCTGGATCGGTCGTCGAACAACTCGACGAAAAAGGAAGGTGGCTCACCACTTTCGATGGTGAGCCACTCGTAGGACAGCCAAAGTTTGCATCAGGAGAAAAATACCTGTCGAGCCAGGTGTTCAGCCAGAATCTGGAATTGCTCAGCAGATACGTCGAGCAACTCGCTAATTGA
- a CDS encoding PQQ-binding-like beta-propeller repeat protein encodes MRVLIALLLVIGISLSTALHATDWPQWQGPNRDAESTESGLLQEWPEGGPALAWRVDNLGGGDSAPSIVDGCLYGMSNRDGQEIVWALSEADGKELWTSSIGPAVEQRMPQSKEGPGGTPTVDGDHLYVVGMGGTIACLERDGGKVVWKRSMTEDFGGIVPPWSYRESPLVDGEKVLCTPGATDAMVVALNKQSGETIWTTKMPAEEPKPEQPAEEEGGRRRGRGGFGRGPSSGAAYSSPIAIEVDGERQYVQFVAKSVLGVSADDGKLLWEYAKPANSNRINCSTPLYKDGLVFAASAYGNGGGAVKLSKNDDGTFTADEVYFTNKMQNHHGGMIVVDGCLYGANGGNGGGFMACLDFQTGDVHWRERDAPKGSLAYADGRLYLRTENGKVMLIEPSSEELLIRGEFEQPDRADAPAWAHPVIANGKLYIRDQGLLLCYDIKASGA; translated from the coding sequence ATGAGAGTCCTGATCGCGCTATTATTGGTTATTGGTATTTCCCTTTCTACCGCTTTACATGCTACGGATTGGCCTCAGTGGCAAGGCCCCAATCGGGATGCAGAATCGACCGAGTCGGGTCTGCTGCAAGAGTGGCCCGAAGGCGGTCCCGCTCTCGCCTGGCGAGTCGACAACCTGGGAGGCGGCGACAGCGCTCCCTCGATCGTCGATGGCTGCTTGTATGGCATGAGCAATCGCGACGGGCAGGAGATCGTCTGGGCGCTCTCCGAAGCCGATGGCAAGGAGCTTTGGACAAGCAGCATTGGTCCCGCAGTGGAACAACGCATGCCGCAATCCAAAGAAGGCCCTGGTGGCACCCCCACTGTGGATGGCGACCACCTGTACGTGGTCGGCATGGGAGGAACCATTGCCTGCCTGGAGCGGGATGGTGGCAAAGTAGTCTGGAAGCGGAGCATGACCGAAGACTTCGGCGGTATTGTTCCTCCTTGGAGCTACCGCGAGTCGCCGCTGGTCGATGGCGAGAAGGTGCTGTGCACTCCCGGGGCGACCGATGCCATGGTAGTCGCTCTCAACAAGCAATCGGGTGAAACCATCTGGACCACCAAGATGCCCGCCGAAGAACCGAAGCCGGAACAACCGGCAGAAGAAGAGGGTGGTCGGCGTCGTGGTCGTGGCGGCTTTGGTCGGGGCCCTTCGTCGGGTGCTGCCTATTCGTCCCCCATCGCGATCGAGGTAGATGGCGAACGTCAGTACGTGCAGTTCGTGGCAAAAAGCGTGCTGGGAGTCTCGGCGGACGACGGCAAACTGCTGTGGGAATACGCGAAGCCCGCCAATTCGAATCGCATCAACTGCTCCACTCCGCTTTATAAGGATGGGCTGGTATTTGCCGCGTCGGCCTATGGCAATGGCGGTGGTGCGGTAAAACTGAGCAAGAACGACGATGGCACCTTTACTGCCGACGAAGTGTACTTCACCAACAAGATGCAGAACCATCATGGCGGAATGATCGTCGTCGATGGATGCTTGTACGGAGCCAACGGTGGCAACGGCGGTGGATTCATGGCATGCCTTGATTTCCAGACTGGCGACGTCCACTGGCGCGAACGCGATGCACCAAAAGGCTCGCTGGCGTACGCCGATGGCCGTCTGTATCTGCGCACCGAAAATGGCAAAGTGATGCTGATCGAGCCGAGCTCGGAAGAACTGCTGATTCGTGGAGAGTTCGAACAGCCCGACCGCGCCGATGCTCCCGCCTGGGCCCATCCGGTGATTGCGAATGGTAAACTTTACATTCGCGACCAAGGCCTTCTGCTTTGCTACGACATCAAAGCGTCCGGCGCATAG
- a CDS encoding GH92 family glycosyl hydrolase: protein MIAWRTLVVLFLSTIALPALGREPVEWVDPTIGGVGQLLQPTRPTVQLPNSMVRVYPMRNDVLDDTIESFPLTLISHRLGELFSIMPGDESHAPWDQETTTPYYYSVRFDDSWIVTEFTPAERGGVFRFTFPNEKMLINFSNRHQGYLKTLDDQTVVGEENFDGMKAYLYAKWSQPVAMDVDGGDRKHIKVTAEAKTIELRYAVSFISVDQAESNYKNEVSETAFDTLRDNGKQQWNEVLGRIRVKGGTDAQKRVFYTSLYRCYERMICITEDGKYYSAYDHKVHEDDRPFYVDNWIWDTFRALEPLHTLLSPEMQGNKIQSYVRMYEQSGWMPSFAVLWGDHACMNGNHAAAWIADAWVKGVDNFDLPTAYEGLCKNSLEATLLPWRNGPKCSLDDFYHEHGYFPALRPGEKETEPAVHGWEKRQAVAVTLGNSYDDWCIAQLAEELGKQEDYELFSKRADFYKNLWNADKGFMWPKHADGSWIEPMDPKFDGGMGGRDYYDENNAYTYNWDVLHDFDGLIDLMGGPAATEAKLDQLFREGLGRSKYDFWGKFPDSTGLIGQFVAGNEPSFSTPYVYNRVGAPWKTQKRIRSILESWFTDTIHGVPGDEDGGGMSAWVVFSMMGFYPVTPGLPEYDLGSPIFDEVEILLPNGKTFRIVAHDNSRNNKYIEKATINGTPLDGYQLQHADVAKGGVLELQMSDTPPHASAE, encoded by the coding sequence ATGATCGCGTGGCGCACCCTCGTAGTTCTATTTCTATCCACCATTGCTCTTCCCGCTCTTGGACGCGAACCCGTTGAATGGGTTGATCCCACGATCGGTGGTGTTGGCCAACTGCTGCAACCAACCCGTCCCACGGTGCAGTTGCCGAACAGCATGGTACGGGTCTATCCGATGCGCAACGACGTCTTGGATGACACCATCGAGTCGTTTCCACTCACGCTGATCTCCCACCGACTTGGCGAACTCTTCTCGATCATGCCGGGCGACGAGAGCCACGCCCCGTGGGACCAAGAAACCACGACTCCTTACTACTATAGCGTTCGATTCGACGATTCATGGATCGTCACCGAGTTCACTCCCGCCGAGCGTGGTGGCGTGTTCCGATTCACGTTCCCCAACGAGAAAATGCTGATCAACTTCTCGAATCGGCATCAAGGATATCTCAAAACTCTGGACGACCAGACTGTCGTTGGCGAAGAAAACTTCGATGGCATGAAAGCCTATCTGTACGCCAAGTGGAGCCAGCCTGTCGCGATGGATGTTGATGGGGGAGATCGCAAACACATCAAGGTGACCGCCGAAGCCAAGACCATCGAACTTCGCTATGCGGTCTCGTTCATCAGCGTCGACCAGGCCGAGAGTAACTACAAGAACGAAGTAAGCGAGACTGCCTTCGACACGCTTCGCGACAATGGCAAGCAGCAATGGAATGAGGTGCTGGGGCGGATTCGCGTAAAGGGTGGTACCGATGCTCAGAAGCGAGTGTTCTACACTTCGCTTTACCGCTGCTACGAGCGAATGATCTGCATTACCGAAGATGGCAAGTACTACAGTGCCTACGACCACAAAGTGCATGAAGATGACCGACCGTTCTACGTCGACAACTGGATCTGGGACACATTCCGCGCCCTCGAACCGCTTCACACGCTGCTCTCGCCTGAAATGCAGGGCAACAAGATCCAGAGCTACGTTCGCATGTACGAACAATCGGGTTGGATGCCTTCGTTCGCTGTACTGTGGGGCGACCACGCTTGCATGAATGGCAACCACGCGGCAGCCTGGATTGCCGACGCCTGGGTGAAGGGGGTCGATAACTTCGACCTCCCAACCGCCTACGAAGGGCTCTGCAAGAACTCGCTGGAGGCCACTCTACTGCCATGGCGGAACGGCCCCAAGTGTTCGCTCGATGACTTCTACCACGAGCATGGCTACTTCCCCGCATTGCGTCCTGGAGAGAAGGAAACCGAACCAGCCGTGCATGGTTGGGAGAAACGCCAAGCAGTGGCGGTTACCCTCGGCAATTCCTACGACGACTGGTGCATCGCCCAACTGGCCGAGGAGCTTGGTAAGCAAGAAGACTACGAGTTGTTCAGCAAGCGGGCGGATTTCTACAAGAATCTCTGGAACGCTGACAAAGGGTTCATGTGGCCCAAGCATGCCGACGGAAGTTGGATCGAACCAATGGATCCCAAGTTCGATGGCGGCATGGGTGGTCGTGACTACTACGACGAAAACAATGCCTACACCTATAATTGGGACGTACTGCACGACTTCGATGGTCTCATCGACTTGATGGGCGGCCCTGCGGCGACCGAAGCCAAACTCGATCAGTTGTTCCGCGAAGGTTTAGGACGCTCCAAGTACGACTTTTGGGGCAAGTTCCCCGACTCGACAGGGCTGATTGGCCAATTCGTGGCCGGCAACGAGCCCAGCTTCAGCACCCCCTATGTGTATAATCGCGTGGGTGCCCCGTGGAAAACCCAAAAGCGCATTCGCAGCATCCTCGAGTCGTGGTTCACCGATACCATTCACGGCGTGCCCGGCGACGAGGATGGCGGTGGCATGTCGGCCTGGGTTGTCTTCTCGATGATGGGTTTCTACCCCGTCACACCAGGTCTACCCGAGTACGATCTCGGCAGTCCTATTTTCGACGAGGTGGAGATTCTACTTCCCAACGGAAAGACGTTCCGCATCGTCGCGCACGATAATTCTCGCAACAACAAGTACATCGAGAAAGCAACGATCAATGGTACTCCGCTCGACGGTTATCAGTTGCAGCATGCCGATGTTGCGAAGGGTGGAGTGCTTGAACTCCAGATGAGCGATACACCGCCCCATGCAAGTGCGGAGTAG
- a CDS encoding IS481 family transposase, with protein sequence MSNDQKIIKNKLGLLKLAERLGNVSEACKVFGYSRDSFYRFKELYDNGGEEALKEISRKKPVVKNRVAAEVEEAVVEMAFEQPAYGQVRVSNELKKRGILISSGGVRSVWLRHELETFKKRLKALEAKVAQDGIILTESQVVALEKAKLEKEAHGEIETEHPGYLVAQDTFYVGTIKGVGRIYQQTVIDTYSRVAFAKLYDRKNALVAADMLNDQVIPFFEAEDVPVLRMLTDRGTEYCGSREHHEYQLYLAIENIDHSKTRAKRPQSNGICERFHKTMLQEFYQVAFRKKMFSSIEELQTDLDQWMKSYNHERPHSGRYCYGKTPMETFEDAKSIVNEKRLDKNLQLVAN encoded by the coding sequence ATGAGTAACGATCAGAAAATCATCAAGAACAAGCTGGGCCTGCTGAAACTCGCTGAGCGGCTGGGCAACGTCTCCGAAGCGTGTAAAGTGTTTGGCTACTCGCGAGATAGCTTCTATCGCTTCAAAGAGTTGTACGACAACGGCGGTGAGGAGGCCCTCAAGGAGATCTCGCGGAAGAAGCCCGTCGTCAAGAATCGTGTGGCCGCGGAGGTCGAAGAAGCGGTGGTCGAAATGGCCTTCGAACAACCGGCCTATGGCCAGGTCCGTGTGAGCAACGAACTGAAGAAACGGGGCATCCTGATCTCGTCAGGTGGTGTCCGTAGCGTCTGGTTGCGGCATGAGCTGGAGACGTTCAAGAAGCGGCTGAAGGCTCTGGAGGCCAAAGTGGCTCAAGATGGTATTATCCTTACCGAATCCCAGGTCGTGGCCCTGGAGAAAGCGAAGCTGGAGAAGGAAGCTCATGGTGAAATCGAAACCGAGCATCCCGGTTACCTGGTGGCGCAGGACACGTTCTACGTCGGCACCATCAAGGGCGTCGGGCGAATCTATCAGCAGACGGTGATCGACACCTACTCGCGAGTTGCGTTTGCCAAGCTGTACGATCGCAAGAATGCGTTGGTCGCGGCCGATATGTTAAACGATCAGGTGATTCCATTCTTCGAAGCAGAGGACGTGCCGGTACTGCGCATGCTCACCGATCGTGGCACCGAGTACTGTGGCAGCCGTGAACATCACGAGTACCAACTGTACCTGGCGATCGAGAACATCGATCACTCGAAGACCAGGGCCAAGCGGCCACAATCCAACGGCATCTGTGAACGATTCCACAAAACCATGCTGCAGGAGTTTTACCAGGTCGCATTCCGCAAGAAGATGTTCAGCTCGATCGAGGAGCTGCAAACAGATCTTGACCAGTGGATGAAGAGCTATAACCACGAGCGACCGCACAGCGGTCGCTACTGTTACGGCAAAACGCCAATGGAAACCTTCGAAGATGCCAAATCGATCGTCAACGAAAAGCGACTGGACAAGAACTTGCAACTGGTCGCTAACTAG